Proteins from a genomic interval of Zingiber officinale cultivar Zhangliang chromosome 1B, Zo_v1.1, whole genome shotgun sequence:
- the LOC122033370 gene encoding remorin-like yields MEGCELYFSDPPAGEKKGVLKSIDRDIALAQVETEKKLSIIKAWEESEKAKAENKSQKKLSAISSWENSKKADYEAELKKMEQKLENKKAEYAETMKNKIAMIHKAAEEKRATTEAMRSEELLKAEESAAKYRATGQMPKQGCSCFSS; encoded by the exons GTTGTGAGTTGTATTTTTCAGATCCTCCCGCAGGAGAGAAAAAAGGTGTGCTGAAGTCAATTGATAGAG ATATTGCTTTGGCACAGGTAGAGACTGAAAAGAAATTGTCCATCATCAAGGCATGGGAGGAGAGTGAGAAAGCTAAAGCTGAAAACAA ATCTCAAAAGAAGTTGTCAGCTATATCATCATGGGAGAACTCGAAGAAAGCAGATTATGAAGCAGAGCTGAAAAAGATGGAG CAAAAATTAGAGAACAAGAAGGCAGAATATGCTGAGACAATGAAAAACAAAATTGCTATGATTCACAAagcagcagaagagaagagagcAACGACTGAGGCTATGCGCAGTGAAGAGCTATTGAAGGCAGAAGAAAGTGCAGCAAAATATCGCGCCACAGGGCAGATGCCAAAGCAAGGTTGTAGCTGCTTCAGCTCATGA
- the LOC122052913 gene encoding phytosulfokine receptor 1-like, with protein sequence MPSGGGAAAAAGRCCFLFLFSFAMLSRLAVSQNQTCESSDLLALLGFDDLDLAKLGWSRNVSSSDCCAWAGVRCGDTAVSSGRVVELDLSNRSLRGLLPHSLAGLGQLRKLDLSSNYLNGSVPAALLHFPLLESLNLSANQLKGEIPSNMSLPAIKVFDISNNLFIGIHPVLVGSSNLTFLNLTGNSFNGSINPAICNSSSNLQVLRFSMNNLSGDFPRGLDICRSLTELSLGENYLSGELPDDLFNMASLTHLFLQGNQFTGNLSANIGNLPNLVEIDLSFNNFSGSIPDIFGSLTKLESFNAQSNKFVGSLPPSLSNLSSLRLLNLNRNFFVGEIDVNCTAMTSLTLLDFGSNSFSGSIPDMLPQCAQLKTINLDRNKLIGEIPSSFSSFTSLSNLFLSGNNFSNIASALQILQNCPNLSDLVLTYNFRAGETMPVDGIRGFAKMKLLVMANCNLRGSVPPWLANLTQLRVLDISWNHLSGTIPAWLGNLDNLFYLDLSNNSLTGELPESLGQMKCLMAGCKSLQAASTEIFPFYLKRNSSNDGLQYNQVNSFPPSMILGDNMLVGEILPGFGNLAELHVLDLSWNKLSGSIPAQLSGMTSLESLDLSHNDLTGSIPNSLTNLSFLSRFDSRITI encoded by the coding sequence ATGCCGAGTGGAGGCGGCGCTGCGGCGGCGGCGGGCCGATGCTGTTTCTTGTTCTTGTTTTCCTTCGCGATGCTATCCCGCTTGGCGGTCTCGCAGAACCAGACTTGCGAGTCCAGTGACCTCCTCGCGCTGCTGGGATTTGATGACCTCGATTTGGCAAAGCTCGGGTGGAGCCGGAACGTCTCCTCCTCCGATTGCTGCGCCTGGGCCGGAGTGCGCTGCGGAGATACGGCCGTATCCTCTGGGAGGGTCGTGGAATTGGATCTTAGCAACAGGAGCTTGCGCGGCCTCTTGCCTCATTCCTTGGCCGGGCTAGGTCAACTGAGAAAGCTCGACCTTTCCTCCAATTACCTGAACGGATCGGTTCCTGCTGCGTTGCTCCATTTTCCGCTGCTGGAGTCCCTCAATCTCAGCGCGAACCAGCTCAAGGGAGAGATTCCCTCCAATATGAGCCTTCCGGCGATCAAGGTGTTCGACATATCTAACAATCTCTTCATCGGCATCCACCCGGTCCTCGTCGGCTCCAGCAACCTCACCTTCTTGAACCTCACCGGCAACAGCTTCAACGGTTCTATAAACCCAGCTATCTGCAATTCCTCATCCAACTTACAAGTTCTCCGCTTCTCCATGAACAACCTCTCCGGCGACTTTCCGAGAGGTCTCGATATCTGCAGATCCCTCACTGAGCTCTCTCTCGGTGAGAATTACCTCAGCGGAGAGCTTCCTGATGATTTGTTCAACATGGCATCGCTGACGCACCTATTTCTTCAAGGAAACCAGTTCACCGGCAACTTGAGCGCAAACATCGGTAATCTCCCAAACCTCGTTGAAATCGATCTTTCATTTAACAACTTTTCCGGCTCCATCCCCGATATCTTTGGCAGCCTCACAAAGCTAGAATCCTTCAACGCTCAGTCCAACAAATTTGTGGGCAGTTTGCCCCCTTCCTTGTCAAACTTATCCTCCCTTAGGCTGCTCAATCTCAATAGAAACTTCTTTGTTGGCGAGATCGACGTCAATTGTACTGCAATGACGAGCTTAACCCTCCTCGATTTTGGTTCAAATTCTTTCTCTGGTTCCATCCCCGACATGCTTCCCCAGTGTGCGCAACTCAAGACCATCAATCTTGACAGAAACAAGCTTATCGGTGAAATTCCGTCGAGCTTTAGTAGCTTCACTTCACTTTCCAATCTGTTTCTTTccggcaacaacttctccaacATAGCGTCGGCTTTGCAAATCCTTCAGAATTGCCCCAACCTTTCCGATTTAGTCTTGACATATAACTTCCGAGCTGGTGAAACGATGCCAGTAGATGGAATCCGTGGGTTTGCGAAGATGAAGCTACTTGTGATGGCAAATTGTAATCTTAGAGGTTCTGTCCCTCCATGGTTGGCGAATTTGACCCAACTGAGGGTTCTGGACATCTCATGGAACCACTTATCTGGTACAATTCCTGCATGGCTTGGCAACCTAGACAACCTCTTCTACTTGGACCTGTCGAATAATTCACTCACCGGCGAGCTTCCTGAAAGCTTGGGTCAAATGAAGTGCCTGATGGCTGGATGTAAGTCGCTGCAAGCTGCCTCAACGGAGATCTTTCCATTCTATCTCAAGAGGAATTCTAGCAACGATGGCTTACAGTACAATCAGGTCAATAGCTTTCCTCCATCAATGATTCTGGGTGACAACATGCTTGTTGGGGAAATTTTGCCGGGATTCGGAAACCTTGCAGAACTCCATGTTCTGGATTTGAGTTGGAACAAACTTTCCGGGAGTATACCGGCGCAGCTTTCAGGCATGACAAGCTTAGAGAGCTTAGATTTGTCACACAATGATCTAACTGGAAGCATACCCAATTCTCTCACCAATCTCAGTTTCTTGTCGAGGTTTGATTCTCGTATAACCATTTAG
- the LOC122033454 gene encoding uncharacterized protein LOC122033454, translated as MRNQTQNRDGEVVTKRTKEALQTTPQNHTIPFPQKLIASQRDEEFHRFLKKVKEIYVEVPLLDALHQMSKFVKFLKGILSNRRQKGDFETVALTENCIALLMANPPPKLQDPGSFSIPCKIGSELILRAFCDLGASVSLLPYSLCKMLGSQNIKLTTMALQLDDHSYRYLMGIMEDVLVKVGGCIVPTDFIILDMEEDPKIPIWSNPAVSIRHGRAPSRAASPTSSKKR; from the coding sequence ATGCGCAATCAGACGCAAAACAGGGATGGAGAAGTGGTTACTAAAAGAACTAAAGAAGCTCTTCAGACTACCCCACAAAATCATACAATTCCTTTTCCTCAGAAGCTTATAGCATCCCAAAGGGATGAAGAGTTCCACCGATTTCTGAAAAAGGTTAAAGAGATTTACGTTGAAGTACCATTGTTAGATGCGCTACACCAGATGTCGAAGTTCGTGAAATTTTTAAAGGGAATCTTATCCAATAGAAGGCAGAAGGGCGACTTCGAGACTGTAGCACTAACAGAGAATTGCATTGCCCTCCTTATGGCGAATCCTCCACCCAAGCTTCAGGACCCAGGAAGTTTCTCCATACCGTGCAAAATTGGTTCTGAACTTATACTAAGAGCTTTCTGTGACTTGGGAGCCAGTGTCAGCCTGCTCCCGTACTCTCTATGCAAGATGCTGGGTTCCCAGAACATTAAATTGACTACGATGGCATTGCAACTAGATGACCATTCATACAGGTACCTGATGGGAATAATGGAAGATGTGCTAGTTAAAGTAGGTGGATGTATAGTTCCTACAGACTTCATTATCTTGGACATGGAGGAAGATCCCAAGATACCGATCTGGTCTAACCcggccgtgtctataagacacggccgTGCCCCATCCCGTGCGGCGTCGCCTACCTCCTCCAAGAAACGCTAG